The Bremerella sp. JC817 genome segment CCGGAGCGCCGGCAACTGGCCTCCTGGAATGAGACGTCGACGCATTACCCCCGAGAACGATCGCTCGTCGAGCTCTTCCACGAGCGGGCCACAGCCAGCCCGGACTGGCCCGCGATCGAGGATGGCGGCCGCATCCTCTCCTACCGAGAACTGCGTCGTCCCGCCGACCGACTGGCCACCCGACTTCGGGATGCCGGTGTGGCCGTCGGGGACAAGGTTGGTCTCTTGATCGATCGGTCGGCCGACGCGGTGATCGCCCTGCTCGCCGTGCTCAAAACGGGGGCCACCTACGTCCCGGTGGCTCCCGACACCCCGGCGAGGCGTCTGGATTATGTGTTCCGCGA includes the following:
- a CDS encoding AMP-binding protein, with the protein product PERRQLASWNETSTHYPRERSLVELFHERATASPDWPAIEDGGRILSYRELRRPADRLATRLRDAGVAVGDKVGLLIDRSADAVIALLAVLKTGATYVPVAPDTPARRLDYVFR